In the genome of Cellulosilyticum sp. I15G10I2, one region contains:
- a CDS encoding amino acid ABC transporter ATP-binding protein, whose amino-acid sequence MIKINNLYKSFGDLQVLKGITDYVDKGEVVVIIGPSGSGKSTYLRCVNLMEAPTSGQILIDNIDITAPKTNINEVRQKVGMVFQHFNLFPHMTVLENITLAPIKLKNMSKEEASKIAYRLLDKVGLREKADEYPNRLSGGQKQRIAIARSLAMNPEVMLFDEPTSALDPEMVKEVLEVIKELVHEGMTMMIVTHEMGFAKEVGTRLLFMDEGRIIEEGNPRDIFDNPREERTKAFLSKVL is encoded by the coding sequence ATGATTAAAATAAATAATTTATATAAAAGCTTCGGGGACCTTCAGGTACTTAAGGGGATTACTGATTATGTCGATAAGGGAGAGGTAGTTGTTATTATAGGTCCCTCGGGTTCAGGTAAATCTACTTATTTAAGATGTGTTAATCTTATGGAAGCACCGACAAGCGGACAAATTTTAATAGATAATATTGATATTACTGCGCCAAAGACAAATATAAATGAAGTGCGTCAAAAAGTAGGCATGGTATTTCAACACTTTAATCTCTTTCCGCATATGACAGTTTTGGAAAACATCACTTTGGCACCTATAAAGCTTAAAAACATGTCAAAAGAAGAAGCGAGTAAGATTGCTTATAGACTTCTTGATAAAGTAGGACTTAGGGAAAAAGCTGATGAATATCCAAATAGGCTTTCGGGCGGACAAAAACAAAGAATTGCTATTGCAAGGTCTCTTGCTATGAACCCAGAAGTCATGCTTTTTGACGAGCCAACTTCGGCCCTAGACCCAGAGATGGTTAAAGAAGTGCTTGAAGTTATTAAAGAACTTGTACATGAAGGGATGACGATGATGATTGTAACCCATGAGATGGGATTTGCAAAAGAAGTTGGAACAAGGCTCCTCTTTATGGATGAGGGCAGAATCATAGAAGAAGGTAACCCAAGAGATATCTTCGATAATCCAAGAGAAGAAAGAACAAAGGCATTTTTAAGCAAGGTGCTATAG
- a CDS encoding GGDEF domain-containing protein, which yields MEIIDDIKESFSMFTDLYDILRLVDPINKKSIIIEENEYKEIEGSCYSFWKKDTFCDNCIAMRAYYEKDTCVRLEFKDENILLLIAVPINLQKHHYILEIIKNISQESNFLKANTQAVDTITQILNGMTEKFIKDEITGTFNKRYINERLIVDINTHLNKKLPLSVIMTTIDNLKYVKDIYGQGIGEKVLKDFAEVIRSSIDHSKDWVGRYSGETFLIVLNNTPIDKAYKTVEKIRRHIENTHFEYGEIKVSITSSFGVTVTYDKMITIDELIASVDEKLYRAKKKRPNNIIKED from the coding sequence ATGGAAATTATTGATGATATTAAAGAAAGTTTTTCAATGTTTACAGATCTTTATGATATATTAAGACTAGTTGATCCTATTAACAAGAAAAGCATTATTATAGAAGAAAATGAATACAAAGAAATTGAAGGAAGCTGCTATAGTTTTTGGAAAAAAGATACTTTTTGTGATAACTGTATTGCTATGAGAGCATATTATGAAAAAGATACCTGCGTAAGGTTAGAATTTAAGGATGAAAATATATTATTACTTATTGCAGTGCCTATCAATTTACAAAAGCATCATTATATCTTAGAAATAATAAAAAACATATCCCAAGAGTCTAATTTTCTAAAAGCTAATACACAAGCTGTTGATACTATAACCCAGATCTTAAATGGAATGACGGAAAAGTTCATTAAAGATGAAATTACAGGGACTTTTAATAAACGGTATATTAATGAAAGATTGATAGTAGATATTAATACTCACTTAAATAAAAAGTTGCCCTTATCAGTTATTATGACGACTATCGACAACCTTAAATATGTTAAGGATATTTATGGACAGGGAATAGGGGAAAAGGTTTTAAAAGATTTTGCAGAGGTTATTAGAAGCTCAATAGATCATTCGAAAGATTGGGTAGGAAGATATAGCGGAGAAACATTTTTAATAGTTTTAAATAATACTCCCATTGATAAGGCTTATAAAACTGTAGAAAAAATAAGAAGACATATAGAAAATACGCACTTTGAATATGGGGAGATTAAAGTGAGTATAACATCAAGCTTTGGTGTAACTGTAACCTATGATAAAATGATTACAATTGATGAACTGATTGCAAGTGTTGATGAAAAATTATATAGGGCAAAAAAGAAAAGACCAAATAATATCATTAAAGAAGACTAA
- a CDS encoding Spo0E family sporulation regulatory protein-aspartic acid phosphatase gives MDKKDMGYTKLERLNKCIDDLREILNEVCLMADDIKKHEEKLFISRCLDELIVEYMKEIQKKEVTRGK, from the coding sequence ATGGATAAAAAAGATATGGGATATACCAAACTAGAAAGGCTTAATAAGTGCATTGATGACTTAAGAGAAATTTTAAATGAAGTATGCCTAATGGCTGATGACATTAAAAAACATGAAGAAAAACTATTTATAAGCAGATGTCTAGATGAACTTATAGTTGAGTATATGAAAGAAATTCAAAAAAAAGAGGTAACAAGGGGCAAATGA
- a CDS encoding amino acid ABC transporter permease, which translates to MQKTLDFYRIFMEQRFYILVFNGMLWTLGLTAIALVVGMLIGIIIASVQISQFPKELKWLEKLLKRIAKIYIDIIRGTPAVVQIIFMWSVIFANSGLPRIVVGGIAFGVNSGAYMSELIRAGIQGIDKGQMEAGRSLGFKYTETMRYIIMPQAFKQMLPAFVSEFIILIKETAIISFIGGVDLMKSGNIMISRTFNVTQSLLIVAACYLLLTGVFTMIMRRVEKKINISN; encoded by the coding sequence TTGCAAAAAACATTAGATTTTTATAGGATATTTATGGAACAACGATTTTATATACTTGTATTTAACGGGATGCTATGGACATTAGGATTAACAGCTATTGCTTTAGTTGTTGGTATGTTAATTGGTATAATTATTGCCAGTGTACAAATCAGTCAGTTTCCTAAAGAACTGAAATGGCTTGAGAAGCTCTTAAAAAGAATAGCTAAAATCTATATAGATATTATTAGAGGGACACCAGCAGTTGTGCAAATAATATTTATGTGGAGTGTAATATTTGCGAATTCAGGTTTACCTAGAATTGTTGTTGGTGGGATTGCCTTTGGCGTTAACAGCGGGGCTTATATGTCTGAGCTTATAAGAGCTGGTATACAAGGGATTGATAAAGGACAAATGGAAGCTGGGCGTTCTTTAGGGTTTAAATATACAGAAACTATGCGTTATATCATTATGCCACAGGCTTTTAAGCAAATGCTACCGGCTTTTGTAAGCGAGTTTATTATTCTTATCAAAGAAACTGCGATTATCAGCTTTATAGGTGGCGTTGATCTTATGAAATCAGGTAATATTATGATAAGCCGTACCTTTAATGTTACCCAGTCTTTACTTATTGTTGCAGCTTGCTACTTGCTGCTTACAGGAGTCTTTACAATGATTATGCGTAGGGTAGAAAAGAAAATTAACATCAGTAATTAA
- a CDS encoding carbohydrate kinase family protein, protein MAKIICPGELLIDFVCDDRDTKLQDGEHFIKKAGGAPANVCAAIVKLGSTAAFVGKVGKDSFGRFLHDMVENLGVETKYCLEDDKYNTTLAFVSLTADGERDFEFMRGADENLKVEDIFFEDFSESTIIHLGSATALLGGELYKTYLAFTDYALKNNKVISFDPNFREALFGENPSLFRERCKEVIKVSDIIKVSLEEANLITEEDDEIKMIDKLHDLGAKVVTITKGKDGSILSIHKEKVIVPSVPVKMVDATGAGDAYIGAVLAQIAEEKNPKDTLANIKKMKEIIAVANKVGAKTTESYGAIQAIPRLEDIL, encoded by the coding sequence ATGGCTAAGATTATTTGCCCAGGGGAGTTGTTAATTGATTTTGTGTGTGATGATAGGGATACAAAACTTCAAGATGGCGAACACTTTATAAAAAAAGCAGGAGGTGCTCCGGCTAACGTATGTGCAGCTATTGTAAAGCTAGGGTCCACGGCGGCTTTTGTAGGTAAAGTAGGAAAAGATAGTTTCGGAAGATTTTTACATGACATGGTAGAAAACTTAGGGGTAGAGACTAAATATTGTCTGGAAGATGATAAATATAACACAACCCTTGCATTTGTATCATTAACAGCAGACGGCGAAAGAGATTTCGAGTTTATGCGGGGTGCAGATGAAAATTTAAAAGTGGAAGATATTTTCTTTGAAGATTTTAGTGAAAGCACCATTATTCATCTAGGAAGTGCCACAGCACTACTCGGCGGAGAACTTTATAAAACGTATTTAGCTTTTACAGATTATGCACTCAAAAATAATAAAGTCATTTCTTTTGATCCTAATTTTAGAGAAGCTCTTTTTGGGGAGAACCCAAGCTTATTTAGAGAAAGATGTAAGGAAGTTATAAAAGTATCAGATATTATCAAAGTATCTTTAGAGGAAGCAAACCTTATTACAGAAGAAGACGATGAAATAAAGATGATAGATAAGCTGCATGATCTTGGAGCAAAAGTCGTAACGATCACCAAAGGAAAAGATGGTTCAATACTATCTATTCATAAAGAGAAAGTGATTGTGCCGAGTGTACCTGTTAAGATGGTTGACGCTACAGGAGCGGGGGATGCTTATATAGGGGCAGTCCTAGCACAAATAGCGGAAGAAAAAAATCCAAAAGATACTTTGGCAAATATTAAAAAAATGAAAGAGATTATTGCTGTAGCGAATAAAGTAGGCGCTAAAACGACAGAAAGCTATGGTGCCATACAAGCTATTCCACGTTTAGAAGACATTTTATAG
- a CDS encoding DMT family transporter, whose translation MNNTRKIPAWIGDLLLVITALVWGGGFIGVQKSLETITPFYMIGFRFAIASIMLLIVFWKKIRKVKLSDLLAGGIIGAFLFLGFTFQTTAALYLNIGKLAFLTALNVLVVPFLVYIVYREHIKSYNVIAGFIAVIGFGFLNLTKDTGLSLGIGEILGVMCAVAFAAHITALGHYSKKDDLIILAVLQMIVCCILGFICAFIFEKPPAQVTMEMAVPIIYLGVFSTFIAFLFQTIGQKYTSSSRAALILCTESVFGIVFSVLFLKEVVTINIIVGAVLIFGSVVLAEYMHIRATVKA comes from the coding sequence ATGAATAATACAAGAAAGATACCTGCTTGGATTGGAGATTTATTACTTGTTATTACAGCTCTTGTTTGGGGAGGCGGATTTATTGGAGTTCAAAAGTCATTGGAGACCATTACACCTTTTTATATGATAGGATTTAGATTTGCGATAGCTTCTATAATGCTTCTGATTGTTTTTTGGAAAAAAATAAGAAAAGTTAAGTTAAGTGATTTACTAGCAGGAGGAATAATAGGAGCTTTTTTATTTTTGGGATTTACTTTTCAAACAACAGCAGCTCTTTACTTAAATATAGGTAAGCTTGCTTTTTTAACAGCACTTAATGTGCTTGTAGTCCCTTTTTTAGTGTATATAGTTTATAGAGAACATATTAAAAGCTATAATGTTATAGCAGGATTTATAGCTGTAATAGGTTTTGGCTTTTTGAATCTTACAAAGGATACGGGGTTAAGTTTAGGGATAGGCGAAATATTAGGTGTAATGTGTGCAGTTGCTTTTGCAGCCCATATTACAGCTTTGGGACATTATTCAAAAAAAGATGATCTTATTATATTAGCTGTTCTTCAAATGATAGTATGTTGTATTTTGGGCTTTATTTGTGCCTTTATCTTTGAAAAACCACCGGCGCAAGTAACTATGGAAATGGCTGTTCCAATTATATACTTAGGTGTGTTTAGTACATTTATTGCATTTTTATTCCAAACCATAGGTCAAAAGTATACCTCATCATCAAGAGCTGCACTAATATTGTGTACAGAGTCGGTTTTTGGAATTGTTTTTTCTGTCCTTTTTCTAAAAGAAGTTGTTACGATTAATATTATAGTAGGTGCAGTACTTATATTTGGAAGTGTTGTACTCGCAGAATACATGCATATAAGAGCAACTGTAAAAGCATAA
- a CDS encoding Dabb family protein, which yields MVKHIVMWQVADHDEHGKKQDILIKMKQQLEALKGQIEGLIDLEVGFNFNPGDMAYDIALYSVLEDKEALGRYQQHPKHLEVADNLVRQVAIKRVVVDYEI from the coding sequence ATGGTAAAACATATTGTAATGTGGCAAGTTGCTGACCACGACGAGCATGGTAAGAAACAAGATATTTTAATCAAAATGAAACAACAGTTAGAAGCGCTTAAGGGACAAATTGAAGGGCTTATTGATCTAGAAGTAGGCTTTAATTTTAATCCAGGGGATATGGCTTATGATATAGCACTGTATTCAGTTTTAGAGGATAAAGAGGCACTTGGGCGTTATCAACAGCATCCGAAACACTTAGAAGTAGCTGATAACTTAGTTAGACAAGTTGCAATAAAAAGAGTAGTTGTAGATTATGAGATTTAG
- a CDS encoding basic amino acid ABC transporter substrate-binding protein: MKKNKLLKVLTFIGTGMLSMSMLAGCAGNSTPQAGNNNTASEQPKAPADGGKYIVMGTNAEFEPFEYREGSEIVGFDVEIAKAIAAKAGKELKIEDMEFGTLIVGLNNNQMDFIAAGMSVTEERKTQVDFSNPYFTSKQVIIVKADDGSIQTADDLVGKKVGVQLGTTGDLFVSGTDGVEVLQFDKAPLAVMELKNGKVDAVVIDAEPAKRLVEGQDDIKVLDAPFTEEEYAIAVRKGDKELLDLINSVIEELKQNGEYDKIFEKFFDVEE; this comes from the coding sequence ATGAAAAAAAATAAATTATTAAAAGTATTAACTTTTATAGGGACTGGAATGCTTTCTATGAGTATGCTCGCAGGATGTGCTGGTAATAGTACGCCTCAAGCAGGCAACAATAATACAGCTTCAGAACAACCTAAAGCACCGGCAGATGGCGGTAAATATATTGTAATGGGAACCAATGCAGAGTTTGAACCTTTTGAATACCGTGAAGGTAGTGAAATCGTTGGATTCGACGTGGAAATTGCAAAAGCCATAGCTGCTAAGGCTGGGAAAGAGTTAAAAATAGAAGATATGGAATTTGGAACACTTATTGTAGGACTTAATAACAACCAAATGGATTTTATTGCAGCAGGTATGAGTGTAACAGAAGAGAGAAAAACACAAGTAGATTTCTCTAATCCATATTTTACATCTAAGCAAGTGATTATTGTTAAAGCTGATGATGGAAGTATCCAAACAGCAGATGACTTAGTAGGTAAAAAAGTTGGGGTACAGCTTGGAACAACAGGGGATTTATTTGTAAGCGGTACAGATGGGGTAGAAGTTCTTCAATTTGATAAAGCACCTCTTGCAGTGATGGAGCTTAAAAATGGCAAAGTTGATGCTGTTGTTATCGATGCAGAACCAGCCAAAAGACTTGTTGAAGGTCAAGATGATATTAAAGTATTAGATGCACCATTTACAGAAGAAGAGTATGCGATTGCAGTAAGAAAAGGAGATAAAGAGCTTCTTGACTTAATTAACAGTGTAATTGAGGAACTTAAACAAAATGGAGAATATGATAAGATATTCGAAAAATTCTTTGATGTTGAAGAATAG
- the hpf gene encoding ribosome hibernation-promoting factor, HPF/YfiA family, whose product MKHNITGKNIDLTAALENAVVEKLNKLDKYFSDNVEAQVTLIVEKLSHVIEITIPFNGSVLRAEVEGKNMYNIIDDAVAIIEKQVNKFKNKLRSKHRNNAPSFTPAFMHLTDEAEDAIKIDKRKKFAIKPMDAEEAVMQMELVGHNFFVYLDADTEEVNVVYKRRNGTYGLIEPTLD is encoded by the coding sequence ATGAAACATAACATTACTGGCAAAAATATTGACCTTACAGCAGCACTCGAAAATGCAGTTGTAGAAAAACTTAATAAGCTTGATAAATATTTTAGTGACAATGTAGAAGCTCAAGTTACACTCATAGTAGAAAAATTGAGTCATGTTATTGAAATAACAATTCCTTTTAATGGTTCTGTACTACGTGCAGAAGTAGAAGGCAAGAATATGTACAATATTATTGATGATGCAGTAGCTATCATTGAAAAACAAGTTAATAAATTCAAAAATAAATTAAGATCTAAGCATAGAAATAATGCACCAAGTTTTACACCAGCATTTATGCATCTAACTGATGAAGCTGAGGACGCTATAAAAATAGATAAAAGAAAGAAATTTGCTATTAAGCCTATGGATGCTGAAGAAGCAGTTATGCAAATGGAGCTTGTAGGACATAATTTCTTCGTATATCTAGATGCAGATACAGAAGAGGTAAATGTAGTTTATAAGAGAAGAAATGGAACATATGGTCTTATAGAACCAACTTTAGATTGA
- a CDS encoding ABC-2 transporter permease, with protein MHKVGLLVKKDLIYLYTSLRKLIFLAIIFSVVIPISNVVFAFGVPLMMGYLLTYAVFAYEEKNKMHLFNMSLPINRKELCTCKYVTALIYIAASIILTMLGAALSIAIQETDSWKNSMSFTASVMCMLFVIALTYHAIILPLIMYFETIKMKYIMFILYVSSFAAVGVLGGENLTRTQVFIEQNLTYKMSLVLLLVSMLLYIISYSVSVSLYASKEFK; from the coding sequence ATGCATAAAGTAGGTTTGTTGGTTAAAAAAGACTTAATTTACCTTTATACTTCTTTAAGAAAGTTAATTTTTTTAGCAATCATATTTTCAGTTGTAATTCCAATAAGTAATGTGGTATTTGCTTTTGGTGTTCCTCTGATGATGGGGTATTTACTTACATATGCGGTTTTTGCATATGAGGAAAAAAATAAAATGCATTTATTCAATATGTCCTTACCTATAAATAGAAAAGAGCTTTGTACTTGTAAATATGTAACAGCACTGATTTATATAGCTGCAAGTATTATACTAACGATGTTAGGGGCTGCATTATCTATTGCCATTCAAGAAACAGACAGTTGGAAGAATTCTATGAGTTTTACAGCCAGTGTAATGTGTATGCTGTTTGTAATTGCACTAACCTACCATGCGATTATCCTGCCGTTAATTATGTATTTTGAAACAATAAAAATGAAGTATATTATGTTTATACTTTATGTGAGTTCATTTGCAGCAGTAGGAGTATTAGGCGGAGAAAATTTAACTAGAACACAAGTTTTTATCGAACAAAATTTAACTTATAAGATGAGTTTAGTGTTGCTGTTAGTAAGTATGTTATTATATATTATATCCTATAGTGTAAGTGTAAGTTTATACGCTTCTAAAGAGTTTAAGTGA
- the surE gene encoding 5'/3'-nucleotidase SurE — MRILITNDDGIHARGIQVLAKEMAKKHEVLIVAPREQKSASSHSISIHEPIRVREEKLDALACKAYSVVGTPADCTQIGVSLLGKNIDLVLSGINRGLNCGTDILYSGTVSAAIEGAIYNIPSIAVSMEVDWEKEDETYEKAARWTSKIIDCAYHTHLRKNVVLNLNIPHINEDAIKGLKVCRLGKSTYQTEYVLVEEKDDKVYTVKGTRNKIEEEDSDLYYLSQGYVTLTPLHFDFTDFKLLDEVEKHFNNNN, encoded by the coding sequence ATGAGAATATTAATAACTAATGATGATGGTATTCATGCAAGAGGGATACAAGTGTTAGCTAAAGAGATGGCTAAAAAACACGAGGTTCTGATTGTTGCTCCAAGAGAGCAAAAGAGTGCATCGAGTCATTCTATTTCCATTCACGAACCTATAAGAGTAAGGGAAGAAAAGCTAGATGCACTGGCGTGTAAAGCTTATAGCGTAGTCGGCACACCAGCTGACTGTACACAGATAGGGGTATCTTTACTCGGCAAAAACATAGATTTAGTATTATCAGGCATCAATAGAGGACTAAATTGCGGAACAGATATATTGTATTCAGGAACAGTATCAGCAGCAATCGAAGGTGCTATTTATAACATTCCTTCAATTGCTGTTTCAATGGAAGTGGATTGGGAGAAAGAAGATGAAACATATGAAAAAGCTGCGAGGTGGACAAGTAAAATCATTGATTGCGCTTATCATACGCATCTAAGAAAAAATGTAGTACTTAATTTAAATATTCCTCACATAAATGAAGATGCAATTAAAGGATTAAAGGTATGCCGACTTGGAAAATCTACGTATCAAACAGAATATGTGTTAGTAGAAGAAAAAGATGATAAGGTTTATACTGTAAAGGGAACAAGAAACAAAATAGAGGAAGAAGATTCAGATCTCTATTATTTATCACAAGGATATGTTACCTTAACGCCTCTTCATTTTGATTTTACGGATTTTAAATTATTAGACGAAGTGGAAAAACATTTTAATAACAATAACTAA
- a CDS encoding ABC transporter ATP-binding protein encodes MYAIEFNHVKKQLGNFKLDIPSLDIKQGYITGFVGENGAGKTTTIRLIMDMLIADQGKIQVLGMDTREKSDLVKEHIGYVGDPMGYPEESRLKDIKRMLAPFYKTWDETLYNRYIRSFAIDLNKKYTDLSAGQKKQFALIMALSHRPKLILLDEPTVNLDPVVRNEILDILMEHMQNEEVSVFYSTHITTDLEKAADYIVYIKEGKIMLNQEKQQLVTEYCIVKGPKSLLEKDTKKHLIGFRKTSLGFEALAVGRKHIQEIFGEEVKYVTPTIEEIMLFLSEKKGVQ; translated from the coding sequence ATGTATGCGATAGAATTTAACCATGTAAAAAAGCAGCTAGGGAATTTTAAATTAGATATACCTAGTTTAGATATTAAGCAAGGGTATATTACAGGGTTTGTTGGAGAAAATGGAGCTGGGAAGACAACAACAATCCGACTTATTATGGATATGCTGATAGCTGATCAGGGGAAAATCCAAGTTTTGGGGATGGATACAAGAGAGAAAAGTGATTTAGTTAAAGAACATATTGGCTATGTTGGAGATCCTATGGGCTATCCGGAGGAAAGTCGATTAAAAGACATTAAACGTATGCTTGCACCTTTTTATAAAACTTGGGATGAAACGTTATATAATAGATATATTAGGTCTTTTGCGATAGATCTCAATAAAAAATATACAGATCTATCGGCAGGGCAGAAAAAACAATTTGCGCTTATTATGGCGCTTTCGCACAGACCAAAACTTATATTGCTTGATGAACCAACAGTTAATCTAGATCCTGTGGTTAGAAATGAAATTTTAGATATTCTTATGGAACATATGCAAAATGAAGAGGTCTCCGTTTTTTACTCAACGCACATTACCACAGACCTCGAAAAAGCAGCTGACTATATTGTTTATATTAAAGAGGGAAAGATTATGCTTAACCAGGAAAAACAACAACTCGTCACAGAGTATTGTATCGTAAAAGGTCCTAAGAGCTTACTAGAAAAGGATACTAAAAAGCACTTAATTGGTTTTAGAAAAACTAGTCTAGGATTTGAAGCGCTTGCAGTGGGTAGAAAACATATACAGGAGATTTTTGGAGAAGAAGTCAAGTATGTTACCCCAACTATTGAAGAGATCATGTTATTTTTATCAGAAAAGAAGGGAGTACAATAG
- a CDS encoding GntR family transcriptional regulator: MDIIITNDTAIPLYEQIISQIKHMILNGKLQQGEILPSIRMMAKELKVSIITVKRAYEELEKEEFVQTAPGKGSYVSLNNMERLKEIQMSQIENKLEELIISAKNIGMTLEELEERLELIYGEV; this comes from the coding sequence ATGGATATTATTATCACTAATGATACGGCTATTCCGCTCTATGAGCAAATTATAAGTCAGATAAAGCATATGATTTTAAATGGCAAGCTCCAGCAGGGAGAAATACTGCCCTCTATTAGAATGATGGCAAAAGAACTTAAAGTAAGCATTATTACAGTCAAAAGAGCCTATGAAGAATTAGAGAAAGAAGAATTTGTACAGACAGCACCAGGCAAAGGGAGCTATGTATCTCTTAATAATATGGAAAGATTAAAGGAAATACAAATGAGCCAGATTGAAAACAAATTAGAAGAACTTATTATTTCAGCTAAAAATATAGGTATGACTTTAGAAGAACTAGAAGAGAGATTAGAACTAATCTATGGGGAGGTTTAA
- a CDS encoding QueT transporter family protein, translating to MKITTKIIVKTAAVAAIYTVFTLGLAFMSYGNIQFRVSEIMTLLAFFDPTYIGGLTLGCFLANLLGPNGLPDALIGTPATFISVIAIAITGKVTKKSKIGLLIASLWPTVFNGLIIGYLLHKMFNLPLLLTILEVAAGEFTVITLVGVPIFLILLNKYNHLLTTIFKNQ from the coding sequence ATGAAAATTACAACTAAAATTATTGTAAAAACAGCTGCAGTAGCAGCCATTTATACAGTGTTTACATTAGGACTTGCTTTTATGAGCTATGGAAACATTCAGTTTAGGGTATCAGAGATTATGACACTTTTAGCCTTTTTTGATCCAACCTATATTGGGGGACTAACACTTGGATGTTTTCTTGCAAATTTATTAGGACCAAATGGGTTGCCGGATGCACTTATAGGTACGCCAGCTACGTTTATTAGTGTTATTGCTATTGCTATAACAGGCAAAGTGACTAAAAAAAGTAAGATAGGATTACTTATAGCTTCTTTGTGGCCTACGGTATTTAATGGGTTAATAATAGGATATCTGCTGCATAAAATGTTTAACCTGCCGCTTTTACTAACGATACTAGAGGTAGCAGCAGGAGAGTTTACAGTTATAACCCTAGTTGGGGTACCAATATTTCTTATTCTTTTAAATAAGTATAATCATTTATTAACAACAATTTTTAAAAATCAGTAA